Proteins encoded by one window of bacterium:
- a CDS encoding HAMP domain-containing protein has translation MSRIQLKIMGALALLIVVVISSSGFLAERTFRERTTSNMEANLEHQANLVAQLVQRVGFDPVHAERLQGIAFEGSASIGARITLIDPSGLVLADSEVSLAEISGLTNHSDRPEIVAALHTGVGHSIRRSDTLKRSLLYVAVRVPDEDSGKVYGVVRLSVFLDQLEAAIAELRKELIVASLVGLVAALGLSYALSLLSLRPIRELREVVADIAEGKLGSRLNWASKDERGEIAASINLLARQMRASTDEVLRERVQLEAVVSSMVEGVIVIDREGKVLLVNPRAREMLSVWGKFHGRPVPEIIRSPEIIQALHDAATGNEIVVRELEVQAEKNRVLLMHASGFPATSPRSGTVAVFHDVSELRRVDEVRRDFIANASHELRTPLTAIQGFAHSLSGPGTEVSPEELSHYLDVIVRNAQRMSNLIDDLLTLSRIESGTTTLEFNALDVPPIIESVVADFGPRFQEAAIELKLHANQVPRCYANRGALEQILSNLLSNAARYSNPGSRVDVYCEQRGIRLEIRVADTGIGIPEGDRERIFERFYRVDAARSRALGSTGLGLSIVRHLVRAMDGQIHLTSEVGKGSTFSFTLPIAEASDAD, from the coding sequence ATGTCGAGAATCCAGCTCAAGATCATGGGTGCGCTTGCGCTACTCATCGTCGTCGTCATCAGTTCCAGTGGCTTCCTGGCCGAGAGAACGTTTCGAGAACGCACTACGAGCAATATGGAGGCCAACCTCGAGCACCAGGCCAATCTGGTGGCTCAGCTGGTCCAGAGAGTCGGATTCGACCCAGTCCATGCCGAGCGACTCCAGGGGATTGCATTCGAGGGATCCGCTTCGATCGGTGCGCGAATCACTCTGATCGATCCATCCGGCCTCGTACTCGCAGACTCCGAAGTTTCCCTGGCCGAGATCTCCGGGCTCACGAACCACTCCGATCGCCCCGAAATCGTCGCAGCCCTGCACACGGGTGTCGGACACAGCATTCGACGAAGCGATACGCTGAAACGATCTCTCCTGTACGTCGCAGTTCGCGTACCGGATGAGGATTCCGGGAAAGTCTACGGCGTCGTCCGTCTGTCCGTCTTCCTCGATCAACTCGAAGCAGCTATTGCGGAGCTGCGCAAAGAACTGATCGTCGCAAGCTTGGTCGGCCTCGTCGCAGCGCTCGGGCTTTCATACGCTCTCTCCCTTCTCAGCCTGCGACCGATTCGCGAACTCCGCGAAGTGGTGGCAGACATCGCTGAGGGCAAGCTCGGAAGTCGTTTGAACTGGGCTAGTAAGGACGAGCGGGGCGAGATCGCCGCCTCGATCAATCTCCTGGCACGGCAGATGCGCGCCAGCACGGACGAGGTACTGCGAGAAAGAGTACAGCTCGAAGCCGTCGTCTCGAGCATGGTGGAAGGCGTGATCGTGATCGACCGCGAGGGAAAGGTGTTGCTCGTCAACCCGCGCGCGAGAGAGATGCTCTCCGTCTGGGGCAAGTTTCACGGCCGTCCCGTGCCCGAGATCATCCGCTCGCCCGAGATCATCCAGGCCTTGCACGATGCCGCGACCGGCAATGAAATTGTTGTTCGAGAGCTGGAAGTCCAGGCGGAGAAGAACAGAGTGTTGTTGATGCACGCCTCGGGTTTTCCCGCGACGAGTCCTCGCTCAGGTACGGTCGCCGTATTCCACGACGTTTCAGAACTGCGACGTGTCGACGAAGTACGACGGGATTTCATCGCCAACGCGTCCCACGAACTGCGCACACCGCTGACGGCCATCCAGGGTTTCGCCCATTCTCTTTCCGGCCCGGGCACAGAAGTCAGTCCTGAAGAGCTCTCGCACTACCTCGACGTAATCGTGCGCAACGCTCAGCGCATGTCGAACCTGATCGACGATCTTCTCACCTTGTCTCGAATCGAGAGCGGCACGACGACACTCGAGTTCAATGCACTAGACGTACCGCCCATAATCGAATCCGTTGTCGCAGACTTCGGGCCGCGTTTTCAGGAAGCGGCCATCGAACTGAAGCTCCACGCGAATCAGGTTCCTCGGTGCTACGCGAATCGCGGCGCGCTGGAACAGATTCTGTCCAATCTTCTCAGCAATGCTGCACGCTACTCCAATCCCGGATCCAGGGTCGACGTCTACTGCGAGCAGCGCGGTATCCGCCTGGAGATTCGCGTCGCCGATACAGGGATCGGAATCCCAGAGGGGGATCGCGAGCGGATCTTCGAGCGCTTTTATCGAGTTGACGCAGCCCGATCGCGCGCACTGGGAAGCACCGGACTCGGCCTTTCAATCGTCAGGCATCTGGTTCGCGCGATGGACGGCCAGATTCATCTCACGAGCGAAGTCGGAAAGGGCTCCACGTTCAGCTTCACTCTGCCAATCGCCGAAGCATCGGACGCGGACTAA